From the Ilumatobacteraceae bacterium genome, the window CCGGCGCTCGTGCTCGACGTGCAGAACGGCTACCTCGACCGACTGCTCCTCACGCCGATCCGTCGGAGTGCGATCCTGCTGGGCCACATGGCGGCCGACGTGGCGATCGCGGCCGCGCTCACCGTGCCGATCATCGGGCTCGGCCTCATCCTCGGCGTTCGGTTCGAAGCGGGTGTGCTCGGCCTACTCCTGTTCGTGTTGCTGTCGGCCGTGTGGAGCCTGGCGTTCGCAGGGTTCGGCTACGCCGTGGCACTGAAGACCGGAAACCCGGCAGCGGTGAACTCGATGTTCCTGCTGTTCTTCCCGTTCCTGTTCCTCACGACGTCGTACGTGCCGCGGTCGCAGCTGTCGGGATGGCTCGACACGGTCGCCGCCTTCAACCCGGTGACGTACCTGCTCGACGGCCTTCGCAGCCTGGCTCTCGAGGGGTGGAACGGTGCGGCACTCGCCAAGGCGATCGTCGCGATCGCCGCCATCGGCGGGCTGAGCACGGCGATGTGTTTCGCCGCCCTTCGCGGGCGCGTCGCCAGCGACTGACCCCGCCCGGCGCCGGAATACGGTGGAACCGACAGGACGTCGTTGCCCACACTGTGCACATGACGAGTCGCCGGACCCTGCTGATCCCGATGCTGTCGCTGTTGCTCGTCGCGACCGCGTGCGGTGGTGACGACGACACCGAACTCGGGGACCCCCTCGCCGGCGCGACCGACGAGCAAACCGGCGACGTCGTCGACGACACGAGCAGCGATTCGAACGGCGACTCGAGCAGCGACCCGGCGGACGAATCCGGCGCATCCGACACCTCGGCGCCCGCCGCCACCGTCGGCACCACCGTGTCGTTCGACAGCCAGAACGCGCTCGACCTGGCGGTCCTCGCCGGTGACGTGGTCATCGGTGTGGTGGGCAGCAACGACGACCGCCGGGTGGTCGCCGTCGACCCTGCGACCGGCGACCTGGCCGGCGAGCTCGCGATCGCGGCGTACACGTCCGACCAGTTCGACAACGTCCACCACATCGTGGCCTCCGACGAGATCGCGGTCATCCTGGTGTCGTCGGACTTCGGCGAGTCGACGACGCTCGTGGCGAGCGTGCCCGACCTCGCCCTGATCGGGGACCACCCGGGCCGCAGCCTGTCGAACGGTGTGACGCTGGCCGACGGCATCGCCGCCTCCACCGCCGACACCGTCACCGTGTTCGACCCGTCGACGGGCGCACCGCTGCGCGAACTCACCGTGGACGGCACGCTGGTCGCCGGCAGCGAGGCGTTCCTCCTCACCGACTCGTTCGACGGACTGGTCGCCTACGACCCCGAGACCGGTGAAGCCTCCGGACCGTTCGCGACCGACGTCCTCGCCCGGCCCGAGTACGCGCTCGACGACACCACCCTGTCGTACTGGTCGAACAACGGCTGCTCGATCCGGTTCATCGACGCCACCGAGGGCCCGTCGGCGTCCGATGTCGATCTGCGGATCAACGACGACTGCAACGTGCACTCGGCTGCGGTGGTCGACGGTGTCGCCGTCGTGCCGGCGCCCGGACTGACCGGCGCCAGCGCGACGGCGTTCATCGACGTCGCGACCGGATCGATCCTGGGCGAGATCGACGACTCGTTCTCGGCGGTCGCCCGGGTCGGGTCGATGGTGATCGGGGTCGATTCCGACCGGACCGTGCTGATCGACCCCGCTGCCGGTTCGGTGGTCGGCGAGGCGCCGGTGCCCGGGCGGGGCGTCGTCGCGATCGACGACACCTCGGCGTACGTCTTGAGTTTCGGGACGATCACCCGCGTGACGCTCGACGACTTCTGAGTTCGTGAGAGCCGAACCCGCCGTGGCCGAGACCACGGTCAGCGGAAGTCTCGGCTGGTCACGCCTTCGGGCACGGGCAGTGGTGCGAGGTGTTCGGCGACGACGTTGATCACACCCTCGGAACGTTCGAGGCGGCCGCGGATCACCATCGCCGGGGCGCCGCGGGCGACCGTGCGGAACCGGGCCCAGCAGCCCTTCGAGACCACGACGTTGATCAGCCCGGTCTCGTCTTCGAGGTTGAGGAACGTGACCCCCTGCGCCGTCATCGGACGCTGGCGGTGGGTCACGACGCCCGCGACCGTGACCCGGGTCGACGGCTCCTGCTCCCACAGCCCCTTCGACGTGACGACGCCGAGCTTGCCCAACTCGTCGCGGAGGAACCGGGTCGGATGGCCGTCGGGCGACACGCCGGTCGCCCACAGGTCGGCGACCGACTCCTCCATCGGCGTCATGCCCGGCAGCGTTGGCGGCTTCTCACCCGTGACGATGCCGGGGAGGCGACCGGGCCGCGACTGCGACACGGCACCGGCCGCCCACAACGCCTCGCGGCGGTCGAGCCCGAAGCACTCGCCGAACACGTCGGCGGTCGCCATCGCCTCGAGGTGGGCGAGCGTGAGATCGGGCACGCGCCG encodes:
- a CDS encoding ABC transporter permease; the encoded protein is MSTVTTTPPASPSTIRARPAGFLADVTSIAGRALRAVPKDLPAVIPPVLIAFFFFVVNIATLERLTESNISGFDYTAFQMPTAILLGVTGVSRAPALVLDVQNGYLDRLLLTPIRRSAILLGHMAADVAIAAALTVPIIGLGLILGVRFEAGVLGLLLFVLLSAVWSLAFAGFGYAVALKTGNPAAVNSMFLLFFPFLFLTTSYVPRSQLSGWLDTVAAFNPVTYLLDGLRSLALEGWNGAALAKAIVAIAAIGGLSTAMCFAALRGRVASD